In the Flavobacterium acetivorans genome, one interval contains:
- a CDS encoding 5-formyltetrahydrofolate cyclo-ligase has product METNKKELRSKYKDLRKQLSEKEREEMSLAIANKLLELPIWEKNYFHVFLPITEQKEVDTELILHLLSGKDKETIISKADFETRKMTHFLLTDNTKIKKNEYHIPEPLDGIEVPSHKIEVVFVPLLAFDKKGHRIGYGKGFYDNFLAECAPETIKIGLSFFEAEQSIADTHENDIKLDYCVTPNEIYQF; this is encoded by the coding sequence ATGGAAACCAATAAAAAAGAATTACGCTCAAAATACAAAGACTTAAGAAAACAACTTTCTGAAAAGGAAAGAGAAGAAATGAGTTTAGCTATTGCCAATAAATTGCTAGAGCTTCCCATTTGGGAGAAAAACTACTTTCATGTTTTCCTACCCATTACTGAACAAAAGGAAGTCGATACCGAATTGATATTACATTTACTTTCAGGTAAAGACAAGGAAACCATAATTTCGAAAGCTGATTTTGAAACCAGAAAAATGACCCATTTCTTACTGACAGACAATACCAAAATCAAAAAAAACGAGTACCATATCCCTGAACCCCTTGATGGAATTGAAGTACCGTCTCATAAAATTGAGGTTGTTTTTGTTCCATTACTTGCTTTTGACAAAAAAGGACATCGCATAGGCTACGGCAAAGGTTTCTACGATAATTTCCTTGCTGAATGCGCACCGGAAACCATAAAAATTGGTCTTTCTTTTTTTGAGGCCGAACAATCAATTGCTGATACCCATGAAAATGACATCAAATTGGATTATTGCGTGACACCAAATGAAATCTATCAATTCTGA
- a CDS encoding lipoprotein signal peptidase, producing MSLRKAYLLIFLILIVDQLSKIYIKTNFILGEEVEVFNWFKILFIENEGMAWGTEIPGEYGKLILTLFRLGAVVGIGYWLWDSVERKHSSNYLIVSIALILAGAFGNIIDSVFYGLIFNDSHAQLATLFSENPYGTLFHGKVVDMFYFPFWHGNLPSWLPIWGGKDFTFFNAIFNIADVAISTGVGILIVFNKKAFHHQE from the coding sequence ATGTCATTACGAAAAGCGTATTTACTGATCTTCCTTATACTGATTGTTGATCAGCTTTCTAAAATATACATCAAAACTAATTTTATCTTAGGTGAGGAAGTAGAAGTTTTCAATTGGTTCAAAATTCTATTTATTGAAAATGAAGGAATGGCTTGGGGTACTGAAATTCCAGGAGAATACGGCAAATTAATTTTGACTCTTTTTAGACTGGGTGCAGTTGTAGGAATTGGATATTGGTTGTGGGATTCTGTAGAAAGAAAACACAGTTCTAATTATTTGATTGTTTCCATAGCGTTAATTCTTGCAGGGGCTTTTGGTAATATAATAGATTCGGTTTTTTACGGATTAATTTTCAATGACAGTCATGCTCAACTGGCGACTTTGTTTTCAGAGAATCCTTATGGCACTTTGTTTCACGGCAAAGTGGTAGATATGTTTTATTTTCCTTTTTGGCATGGAAATTTGCCTAGTTGGTTGCCAATTTGGGGAGGAAAAGATTTTACTTTTTTTAATGCTATATTCAATATTGCCGATGTAGCTATTTCTACCGGTGTTGGAATATTGATTGTTTTCAATAAAAAAGCATTTCATCATCAGGAATAA
- a CDS encoding TraR/DksA family transcriptional regulator, which yields MVEEATRYSDADLAEFKEIILKKIEKAQADLDLIKSAYMNDLNNGTDDTSPTFKAFEEGSETMSKEANSQLAIRQEKFIRDLKNALFRVENKTYGICKVTGKLINKDRLKIVPHATMSIEAKNLQR from the coding sequence ATGGTAGAAGAAGCAACAAGATACTCTGATGCCGATTTGGCAGAGTTCAAAGAGATAATTCTAAAGAAAATTGAAAAAGCACAAGCGGATTTAGATTTGATAAAAAGCGCCTATATGAATGATTTGAATAATGGTACCGATGATACATCGCCTACTTTCAAAGCATTTGAAGAAGGTAGCGAAACCATGTCTAAAGAAGCAAACTCACAATTGGCCATTCGTCAGGAGAAGTTTATTCGCGATTTGAAAAACGCTTTATTCCGTGTGGAAAACAAAACTTATGGGATTTGTAAAGTAACCGGAAAGTTGATCAATAAAGACAGATTGAAAATTGTACCTCATGCTACGATGAGCATAGAGGCTAAAAATTTACAGCGATAA
- the ileS gene encoding isoleucine--tRNA ligase — translation MSTKFTEYKGLDLPTVASEVLDFWKKENIFEKSVTTREGSQPFVFFEGPPSANGLPGIHHVMARAIKDIFCRYKTQKGFQVKRKAGWDTHGLPVELGTEKELGITKEDIGTKISIEEYNEACKKTVMRYTDVWNDLTEKMGYWVDMEDPYVTYKPKYMETVWWILKQIYNKDLMYKGYTIQPYSPKAGTGLSSHEVNQPGSYRDVTDTTIVAQFKALNETFPEFLQGFGDIYILAWTTTPWTLPSNTALTVGPKIDYVLVKTFNQYTFRPITVVLAKNLVGKQFGKGFFESTEAADFENFKEGDKKTPYQVLAECKGSDLVGIRYEQLLPFTLPYQNPENAFRVISGDFVTTEDGTGIVHTAPTFGADDAKVAKEATPEVPPMLVLDENGNPVPLVDLQGKFTSHMGEYAGKYVKNEYYDEGQAPERSIDVEIAIRLKEENRAFKVEKYVHSYPHCWRTDKPILYYPLDSWFIKITEVRDRMFDLNETINWKPKATGEGRFGNWLKNANDWNLSRSRYWGIPLPIWRTEEGTEEILIGSVEELYNEIEKSIQAGYQKENPFKGFEIGNMAESNYDLIDLHKNVVDEITLVSASGKPMKREADLIDVWFDSGSMPYAQWHYPFENKDKIDENKDFPADFIAEGVDQTRGWFYTLHAIGTLVFDKVAYKNVVSNGLVLDKNGQKMSKRLGNAADPFETLAEYGPDATRWYMISNANPWDNLKFDLEGIAEVRRKFFGTLYNTYSFFSLYANIDGFKHEEAEIPLNERPEIDQWIISELNTLIKDVDGFYADYEPTKAARAISDFVQENLSNWYVRLCRRRFWKGEYAQDKIAAYQTLYSCLLTISKLGAPIAPFFMDKLYRDLTLATQSEKYDSVHLAEFPKYVENFVDKSLESKMQKAQTISSLVLSLRKKEMIKVRQPLQKVMIPVLDENQKAEIEAVSELIKAEVNVKEIQLLDDASGVLVKQIKPNFKALGPRFGKDMGLISKEIQGFSADQINELDKEGSLKIVIAGKDVTLSLEDVEITSQDIEGWLVANSNGITVALDITISEELKQEGIARELVNRIQNIRKDSGFEVTDKIKVQLKRDGLLEQAILKNEDYIKSETLTSDLVFVDELESGTEIEFDEIKTRITITK, via the coding sequence ATGAGTACAAAATTTACTGAATACAAAGGACTTGACTTACCAACTGTGGCATCGGAAGTTCTGGATTTTTGGAAGAAAGAAAACATATTCGAGAAAAGTGTAACTACTCGTGAAGGAAGCCAACCATTCGTGTTTTTTGAAGGACCGCCTTCGGCAAACGGATTGCCGGGAATTCACCACGTAATGGCACGTGCTATTAAAGATATTTTTTGCAGATATAAAACTCAAAAAGGATTCCAAGTAAAGCGTAAAGCCGGCTGGGATACTCACGGATTGCCTGTGGAATTAGGTACCGAAAAAGAATTAGGGATTACCAAAGAAGATATTGGAACTAAGATTTCTATCGAAGAATATAACGAAGCATGTAAGAAAACCGTGATGCGTTATACCGATGTGTGGAATGATTTGACCGAAAAAATGGGCTATTGGGTTGATATGGAAGATCCGTATGTGACTTACAAACCCAAATACATGGAAACCGTTTGGTGGATTTTGAAACAAATCTACAACAAGGATTTGATGTACAAAGGCTACACCATTCAACCGTATTCTCCAAAAGCGGGAACAGGATTGAGTTCGCACGAAGTGAACCAACCGGGTTCTTATCGTGATGTGACGGATACGACCATCGTAGCTCAGTTTAAAGCATTAAATGAAACTTTTCCAGAATTTCTTCAAGGTTTTGGCGATATTTATATTTTAGCTTGGACGACGACTCCTTGGACTTTGCCTTCTAACACGGCATTGACCGTTGGTCCAAAAATTGACTATGTTTTAGTAAAAACTTTCAATCAATACACTTTTAGACCGATAACGGTTGTTTTGGCTAAAAATTTAGTTGGGAAACAATTCGGGAAAGGATTTTTTGAAAGTACAGAAGCTGCTGATTTTGAAAACTTCAAAGAAGGCGACAAAAAAACACCTTACCAAGTTCTTGCGGAATGCAAAGGTTCGGATTTAGTTGGTATTCGTTACGAACAATTATTGCCGTTTACTTTACCGTATCAAAATCCGGAAAATGCTTTTAGGGTAATTTCAGGAGATTTCGTTACAACGGAAGACGGAACAGGAATTGTGCACACTGCGCCAACTTTTGGTGCCGATGATGCCAAAGTGGCCAAAGAAGCTACGCCTGAGGTTCCGCCGATGTTGGTTTTGGACGAAAATGGAAATCCGGTTCCTTTGGTCGATTTACAAGGGAAATTCACTTCTCATATGGGTGAATATGCCGGTAAATATGTGAAAAACGAATATTACGATGAAGGTCAAGCACCGGAACGTTCGATAGATGTTGAAATCGCCATTCGATTAAAAGAAGAAAACAGAGCTTTCAAAGTAGAGAAATACGTACACAGTTATCCACATTGTTGGAGAACCGACAAGCCTATTTTATATTATCCTTTGGATTCTTGGTTCATAAAAATAACGGAAGTTAGAGACCGTATGTTCGACTTGAACGAAACGATTAATTGGAAACCAAAAGCGACCGGAGAAGGTCGTTTTGGAAATTGGTTGAAAAATGCCAATGACTGGAACTTATCCCGTTCAAGATACTGGGGAATTCCGTTGCCAATTTGGAGAACGGAAGAAGGAACCGAAGAAATCTTGATCGGATCGGTTGAAGAATTATACAATGAAATAGAAAAATCGATCCAGGCCGGATACCAAAAAGAAAATCCTTTCAAAGGTTTCGAAATTGGAAACATGGCGGAATCAAACTACGATTTGATTGATTTGCATAAAAATGTGGTCGATGAAATCACCTTGGTTTCTGCTTCGGGAAAACCAATGAAGCGTGAGGCTGATTTGATCGACGTTTGGTTTGATTCGGGGTCTATGCCTTATGCACAATGGCATTATCCTTTTGAAAATAAAGATAAAATAGACGAAAACAAAGATTTCCCAGCCGATTTTATCGCCGAAGGAGTGGATCAAACACGCGGTTGGTTTTATACCTTGCATGCGATTGGGACTTTGGTTTTCGACAAAGTGGCCTATAAAAATGTGGTTTCCAACGGATTGGTTTTGGATAAAAACGGGCAAAAAATGTCTAAACGTCTAGGCAATGCTGCAGATCCTTTCGAAACATTGGCAGAATACGGTCCTGATGCGACGCGTTGGTACATGATTTCGAATGCAAATCCTTGGGATAACTTGAAATTTGACTTGGAAGGAATTGCTGAGGTGCGCCGAAAATTCTTCGGAACACTTTACAATACCTATTCGTTCTTTAGTTTGTACGCGAACATTGACGGATTTAAACATGAGGAAGCCGAAATTCCGTTAAACGAAAGACCGGAAATTGACCAATGGATCATCTCGGAATTGAACACTTTGATAAAAGACGTGGATGGTTTTTATGCCGATTACGAACCTACAAAAGCGGCTCGCGCTATTTCTGATTTCGTTCAGGAAAATCTGAGTAACTGGTACGTTCGTTTGTGTCGTCGTCGTTTCTGGAAAGGCGAATATGCGCAGGATAAAATTGCAGCTTATCAAACATTGTACAGCTGTTTGTTGACCATCAGTAAACTGGGTGCGCCAATCGCTCCGTTCTTTATGGACAAGCTTTACAGAGACTTAACTTTGGCGACACAATCAGAAAAATATGATAGTGTACATTTGGCTGAGTTTCCAAAATACGTTGAAAACTTTGTTGATAAATCGTTAGAGAGCAAAATGCAGAAGGCGCAAACCATTTCTTCACTGGTTTTATCGCTTCGTAAAAAGGAAATGATCAAGGTGCGTCAACCCTTGCAAAAGGTAATGATACCGGTGCTTGACGAGAATCAGAAGGCTGAAATTGAGGCGGTTTCTGAGCTAATAAAAGCCGAGGTAAACGTCAAAGAAATTCAACTTTTAGACGATGCTTCAGGTGTTTTAGTGAAACAAATTAAACCTAATTTTAAGGCACTTGGACCTCGTTTTGGTAAGGATATGGGCTTGATTTCTAAGGAGATACAAGGTTTTTCGGCGGATCAAATCAACGAGTTGGACAAGGAAGGAAGCCTGAAAATTGTTATTGCAGGAAAAGACGTAACTTTATCATTAGAAGATGTAGAGATAACATCGCAAGATATTGAAGGTTGGTTGGTAGCTAATTCAAACGGAATAACGGTTGCATTAGATATTACAATTTCTGAAGAGTTGAAACAAGAGGGAATTGCGAGGGAATTAGTGAACAGAATCCAGAATATCCGTAAAGATTCAGGATTTGAAGTTACTGATAAAATTAAGGTTCAATTGAAAAGAGATGGACTTTTGGAACAAGCAATTCTTAAAAATGAAGACTATATCAAATCAGAAACATTAACCAGTGATTTGGTTTTTGTGGATGAATTAGAAAGTGGTACAGAAATTGAGTTTGATGAGATAAAAACAAGAATAACAATTACTAAATAA
- the recO gene encoding DNA repair protein RecO, giving the protein MQVKTKAIVISSLKFQEKSLIVKCFTLSHGLKSYFVRDAFSGRKSNQKIAYFQPLTLLEIEAVHKNKGTLENFKEIKIAAPFHSIHSDIYKSTIVMFISEILHHSIHEEEKNEPLFTFLETALDWLDNHDEMANFHLILLLEITKYLGFYPDISDMDMPFFEMTEGVFTPFHALSSLTEHETNLFKKLIGLKFETDQKTFHVIERQIVLKILIDYYSVHLDGFKKPKSLEVLKEVFS; this is encoded by the coding sequence ATGCAGGTAAAAACCAAGGCAATCGTCATTTCGTCTTTAAAGTTTCAAGAAAAAAGCTTGATTGTAAAGTGTTTCACGCTCTCGCATGGATTGAAATCTTATTTTGTTCGGGATGCTTTTTCAGGCAGAAAATCCAATCAAAAAATTGCTTATTTTCAGCCGCTGACGCTACTCGAAATTGAAGCGGTTCATAAAAACAAAGGCACTTTAGAAAACTTTAAAGAAATAAAAATTGCCGCACCTTTTCATTCTATACATTCGGATATTTACAAAAGCACCATCGTGATGTTTATTTCCGAAATTTTGCATCATTCCATCCACGAAGAGGAAAAAAACGAACCGCTTTTTACTTTTTTAGAAACCGCTCTAGATTGGTTGGATAATCATGATGAAATGGCTAATTTTCATTTGATTTTACTGCTTGAAATTACAAAATACCTCGGCTTTTATCCCGATATTTCCGATATGGATATGCCTTTTTTTGAGATGACCGAAGGTGTTTTTACGCCTTTCCATGCCCTAAGTTCGTTGACGGAACACGAAACGAATTTGTTTAAAAAACTGATTGGTTTAAAGTTTGAAACCGATCAAAAAACATTTCACGTTATTGAAAGGCAAATTGTTTTGAAAATACTGATTGATTACTACAGCGTTCATCTCGATGGTTTCAAAAAACCAAAATCCTTGGAGGTTTTAAAAGAAGTTTTTTCTTAA
- the gdhA gene encoding NADP-specific glutamate dehydrogenase — MSQSITTFIEEVAKNNPNEPEFMQAVAEVAEAVIPFIEKNKKYQNKMLLERMVEAERIVIFRVPWIDDKGKTHVNRGYRIQMNSAIGPYKGGIRFHPTVNLSILKFLAFEQTFKNSLTTLPMGGGKGGSNFDPKGKSDIEVMRFCQSFMNELCRHIGPDTDVPAGDIGVGGREVGYMFGQYKKIKNEFTGVLTGKGISFGGSLIRPESTGYGTVYFAQSMLATKGDDFNGKTVVISGSGNVAQYATEKVNELGGKVVALSDSLGYVYDADGFDAEKLAHVMELKNELRGTIKDYVTKYPSAKYVEGARPWGIKCDVALPCATQNELDEEDAKALVANGCICVSEGANMPSTPDAVSVFQNAKILYAPGKASNAGGVTTSGLEMSQNSLRLKWSSKKVDERLKEIMADIHTSCVKYGTDETGHVDYVKGANIAGFVKVADAMLAQGVV; from the coding sequence ATGTCGCAAAGCATTACTACTTTTATAGAAGAGGTTGCCAAAAATAACCCAAATGAACCAGAATTTATGCAAGCTGTAGCAGAGGTGGCTGAAGCTGTAATTCCTTTTATCGAAAAAAACAAGAAATACCAAAATAAAATGCTTTTGGAGCGAATGGTTGAGGCAGAACGAATCGTGATTTTTAGAGTGCCTTGGATTGATGATAAAGGGAAAACGCATGTAAATAGAGGGTATCGTATTCAGATGAACTCGGCAATTGGCCCTTACAAAGGAGGAATTCGTTTTCATCCTACGGTAAATTTAAGTATCCTTAAGTTCTTGGCCTTCGAGCAAACTTTCAAAAACAGTTTAACTACTCTGCCAATGGGCGGCGGTAAAGGAGGATCTAATTTTGATCCAAAAGGAAAATCGGATATTGAAGTGATGCGTTTTTGCCAAAGTTTTATGAATGAATTGTGCAGGCATATCGGCCCGGACACCGATGTTCCAGCAGGTGATATTGGTGTTGGGGGAAGAGAAGTGGGTTATATGTTTGGTCAGTATAAGAAAATTAAGAACGAATTTACGGGAGTTTTAACCGGCAAAGGAATCTCTTTCGGAGGTTCATTGATCAGACCGGAATCAACGGGATATGGTACGGTATATTTTGCACAAAGTATGCTGGCCACCAAAGGAGACGATTTTAACGGCAAAACGGTGGTGATTTCAGGTTCCGGAAATGTAGCGCAATATGCAACCGAAAAAGTAAATGAATTAGGAGGAAAAGTGGTGGCTCTTTCCGATTCTTTAGGTTATGTTTATGATGCTGATGGATTTGATGCAGAGAAGTTAGCTCATGTAATGGAGTTGAAAAATGAATTAAGAGGAACAATTAAGGATTATGTGACTAAATATCCATCTGCTAAATATGTAGAAGGCGCGCGCCCTTGGGGAATCAAGTGTGATGTTGCCTTACCTTGTGCAACTCAAAATGAATTGGATGAAGAAGATGCAAAAGCATTAGTTGCCAACGGATGTATTTGTGTTTCCGAAGGTGCTAATATGCCTTCAACTCCGGACGCAGTTTCTGTTTTTCAAAACGCAAAGATATTATATGCTCCCGGAAAAGCTTCAAATGCTGGTGGAGTTACAACTTCGGGTCTTGAAATGTCTCAAAATTCATTAAGACTGAAATGGTCTTCCAAAAAAGTTGATGAAAGATTAAAAGAAATTATGGCTGATATTCATACTTCTTGTGTGAAATATGGAACTGACGAAACCGGACATGTTGATTATGTAAAAGGAGCTAATATTGCCGGTTTTGTAAAAGTTGCCGATGCCATGCTGGCTCAAGGGGTGGTTTAG
- the gdhA gene encoding NADP-specific glutamate dehydrogenase: MLLKINDFMAQVEAKNPNEPEFIQAVREFAETVIPFIATQKKYDGKNLLLRMAEPERSIIFRVPWVDDKGEIQVNRGFRIQMNSAIGPYKGGIRFHHTVNLSVLKFLAFEQVFKNSLTTLPMGGGKGGSDFDPQGKSDAEVMRFCQSFMTELCRHIGPQLDVPAGDIGVGAREIGYLFGQYKRIRNEFTGVLTGKGLAYGGSLIRPEATGYGVVYFTEQMLQTIGHTIKDKRVAISGFGNVAWGVALKVNDLGGKLVTISGPDGYIYDEEGISGDKIEFMLEMRARGDNRVESYLEKYPNAVFHKGRSVWEVKVDVAIPCATQNELNEEDAKKLIANGVICVTEAANMPSTLGAIKEFLNAKVLFAPGKAANAGGVAASGLEMTQNSIRLNWTSEEVDSRLKEIMTGIHNQCKKYGTEESGYVNYVKGANIAGFVKVADAMLAQGVV, from the coding sequence ATGTTACTAAAAATAAATGATTTTATGGCTCAAGTGGAAGCCAAGAATCCAAATGAGCCGGAATTTATTCAAGCAGTTAGAGAATTTGCCGAAACGGTGATTCCATTTATTGCAACACAGAAAAAATATGACGGAAAGAATTTACTTTTAAGAATGGCAGAGCCGGAACGTTCTATTATTTTTCGTGTTCCATGGGTTGATGACAAAGGTGAAATACAGGTAAATAGAGGTTTTAGAATCCAAATGAATTCAGCAATTGGACCTTACAAAGGAGGGATTCGTTTTCATCATACCGTAAATTTATCGGTGTTGAAATTTTTGGCTTTTGAGCAAGTATTTAAAAATAGTTTGACTACTTTGCCAATGGGCGGAGGAAAAGGAGGCTCTGATTTTGATCCACAAGGAAAATCAGATGCTGAGGTGATGCGTTTTTGCCAGTCTTTCATGACTGAATTATGCAGACATATTGGCCCGCAATTAGACGTTCCTGCTGGAGATATCGGTGTTGGAGCAAGAGAAATCGGGTATTTATTTGGTCAATACAAAAGAATAAGAAATGAATTTACGGGAGTTTTAACCGGTAAAGGATTGGCATACGGAGGTTCTTTGATAAGACCGGAAGCTACAGGTTACGGAGTGGTTTATTTTACTGAACAAATGTTGCAGACCATTGGTCATACTATCAAAGATAAAAGAGTAGCTATTTCAGGATTTGGTAACGTGGCTTGGGGAGTTGCTTTAAAAGTAAATGACCTTGGCGGAAAATTAGTTACTATTTCTGGTCCTGACGGTTATATTTATGACGAAGAAGGGATTTCCGGAGATAAAATTGAATTTATGCTCGAAATGAGAGCCAGAGGTGATAACAGAGTAGAATCCTATTTAGAGAAATATCCAAATGCAGTTTTCCATAAAGGAAGAAGTGTTTGGGAGGTTAAAGTTGATGTTGCGATTCCTTGTGCGACTCAAAATGAGTTAAATGAAGAGGATGCAAAAAAATTGATTGCTAACGGAGTAATCTGTGTAACCGAAGCGGCCAATATGCCAAGTACATTGGGAGCAATCAAAGAATTTTTGAATGCCAAAGTGCTTTTTGCTCCAGGTAAGGCGGCCAATGCCGGTGGTGTTGCGGCTTCAGGATTAGAAATGACGCAAAACTCAATTCGTTTGAACTGGACGAGTGAAGAGGTAGATTCACGATTGAAAGAAATCATGACAGGAATACACAATCAATGTAAAAAATATGGCACTGAAGAAAGTGGTTATGTAAACTATGTAAAAGGAGCAAATATTGCCGGTTTCGTTAAAGTTGCTGATGCCATGCTAGCTCAAGGAGTAGTATAA
- a CDS encoding THC0290_0291 family protein produces MLKYLSFTLFVFLGFSNKTNAQFGFSHEVGIIAGPVAFQSDYGERYNLDTNAGNTGVGIGLIHYINFSYKAECNCYAPETYFNDHFKLRSELSYNKTDLHHFGEWVAPDKTSLGADQLRAMKGSTELINIGMQLEYFPLSIRDFTARIGSLGPFISLGGQFSQYNAKASSTMGPLGTPLTTFPKYLTPTDGRPYGFSTETGTVWSVISSVGTRYKLSPLQDLMVDLRFQYFFSNWVDGLNPNPAIYKENKANDWLVWFNVGYIYYLQ; encoded by the coding sequence ATGCTAAAGTACCTCTCCTTCACTTTATTTGTTTTTTTGGGATTTTCAAATAAAACAAATGCGCAATTTGGTTTTTCGCACGAAGTGGGGATTATTGCTGGTCCTGTTGCTTTTCAATCCGATTATGGGGAACGTTACAATCTCGATACCAATGCCGGAAACACAGGTGTTGGTATAGGTTTGATTCATTATATCAATTTTTCGTACAAAGCAGAATGCAACTGCTATGCCCCCGAAACTTATTTTAACGATCATTTCAAATTAAGAAGTGAATTATCCTACAATAAAACCGACTTACACCATTTTGGAGAATGGGTAGCACCGGACAAAACCTCCTTAGGAGCAGATCAATTAAGAGCGATGAAAGGAAGTACAGAACTCATTAATATAGGTATGCAGTTAGAATACTTTCCTTTAAGTATCCGGGATTTCACCGCCAGAATAGGGAGCTTAGGGCCTTTTATAAGCCTCGGAGGACAATTCAGTCAGTACAACGCCAAGGCGTCTTCAACAATGGGCCCATTAGGAACTCCTTTGACCACATTCCCAAAATACCTAACCCCAACGGATGGTCGCCCTTACGGATTTTCAACAGAAACAGGCACAGTTTGGTCCGTCATCTCAAGTGTAGGAACCCGCTACAAATTAAGCCCGCTACAAGATTTAATGGTTGATTTGCGATTTCAATATTTTTTCTCCAACTGGGTAGACGGCTTAAATCCGAATCCAGCCATTTACAAAGAGAACAAAGCCAACGATTGGTTGGTTTGGTTTAATGTTGGTTATATATATTATCTGCAATAG
- a CDS encoding cystathionine gamma-synthase, which translates to MKFNTKTIHGGQHHDPSTGAVMPPVYQTSTFVQKSPGQPINPDYEYSRAANPTRTALENALASIENGVRGLAFSSGLAATDCLLRSFKAGDEIIAMDDLYGGTYRMFTRIYKDSGIKFHFVDMNDMGKFQSLINENTKLVWVETPTNPLMKLADIQEIAKITKANNILFAVDNTFATPYLQNPLDLGADVVMHSATKYLSGHSDVIAGALIVKDEALGEQLHFQQFATGATLGPMDSFLVLRGIKTLHLRMQRHCENGVKVVEFLNNHPKIKTVYYPGLTSHPFHEIAKKQMSDFGGMVSFTFVSGKKEDSIDFLEKLKVFTLAESLGGVESLANHPALMTHASIPEDKRKEIGITDDLVRLSVGIEDAEDLIEDLKQALT; encoded by the coding sequence ATGAAATTCAATACTAAAACAATTCACGGAGGCCAGCATCACGATCCAAGTACGGGAGCCGTAATGCCACCGGTTTATCAGACATCAACATTTGTGCAAAAAAGCCCTGGCCAGCCTATAAATCCTGACTATGAATACAGTAGAGCGGCAAATCCTACCAGAACGGCACTTGAAAATGCATTAGCAAGTATTGAGAATGGGGTAAGAGGATTGGCTTTCTCCTCCGGATTGGCGGCAACGGATTGTTTGTTGCGTTCTTTTAAAGCCGGAGATGAAATCATTGCCATGGATGATTTGTACGGAGGAACCTATAGAATGTTTACCAGAATCTATAAAGATTCAGGGATTAAATTTCATTTTGTAGATATGAATGACATGGGGAAATTCCAGTCATTGATAAATGAAAACACGAAGTTGGTTTGGGTAGAAACACCAACAAATCCCTTGATGAAATTGGCAGATATTCAAGAAATTGCCAAGATCACCAAGGCAAATAATATACTTTTTGCGGTTGATAATACTTTTGCAACGCCATACTTACAGAATCCGTTAGATTTAGGCGCAGATGTGGTGATGCACTCCGCAACGAAATATCTGTCCGGACATTCTGATGTTATAGCAGGAGCATTGATTGTAAAAGACGAAGCATTAGGCGAGCAATTGCATTTTCAGCAATTTGCTACAGGTGCCACGCTTGGACCAATGGATAGTTTTTTAGTGCTTAGAGGGATAAAAACATTGCATTTAAGAATGCAAAGACATTGTGAAAATGGTGTCAAGGTGGTAGAATTTTTAAACAACCATCCTAAAATTAAAACGGTTTATTATCCGGGATTAACGAGTCATCCGTTTCATGAAATTGCAAAAAAACAAATGAGTGATTTTGGAGGAATGGTTTCTTTTACCTTTGTGTCGGGTAAAAAAGAAGATTCGATCGATTTTCTTGAAAAACTAAAAGTGTTCACCTTGGCAGAATCTCTAGGTGGAGTAGAATCATTGGCAAACCACCCAGCTTTGATGACACATGCATCGATTCCGGAAGACAAAAGAAAAGAAATAGGAATTACTGATGATTTGGTTCGATTGAGCGTAGGGATCGAAGATGCCGAAGATTTAATTGAAGACTTAAAACAAGCATTGACATAA
- a CDS encoding DinB family protein gives MDQTFEITITSRKTLSQFLQGYTLEQLNKIPEGYNNNLIWNIGHIVVVQQMLVYKLSGLPMMISDEMVNKYKKGSAPIQEATQADVDEIKKFLFETINQTKIDLDNKIFENFQEFTTMTGFAVKNAKDAISFNIYHEAIHTGIMMGIKKFV, from the coding sequence ATGGATCAAACATTCGAGATTACCATAACAAGTAGAAAAACATTGTCTCAATTTCTTCAAGGCTACACATTGGAGCAATTAAATAAAATTCCGGAAGGTTATAATAATAATTTAATTTGGAATATCGGTCACATCGTAGTGGTGCAGCAAATGCTGGTTTATAAATTATCGGGTTTACCTATGATGATTTCGGACGAAATGGTTAATAAATATAAAAAGGGAAGTGCGCCAATTCAGGAAGCAACCCAGGCAGATGTTGATGAGATTAAGAAATTTCTCTTTGAGACAATCAATCAAACCAAAATTGATTTGGATAATAAAATTTTCGAAAATTTTCAGGAATTTACAACTATGACCGGTTTTGCCGTAAAAAATGCAAAAGACGCTATTTCATTTAATATTTACCATGAAGCGATTCATACCGGGATTATGATGGGAATCAAAAAATTTGTGTAA